Proteins encoded together in one Anopheles darlingi chromosome 3, idAnoDarlMG_H_01, whole genome shotgun sequence window:
- the LOC125954609 gene encoding potassium voltage-gated channel protein Shal isoform X1 gives MASVAAWLPFARAAAIGWVPIASHPLPAPPVFKDRLRSEDEKLIINVSGRRFETWRTTVEKYPDTLLGSNERDFFYDEDSKEYFFDRDPDIFRHILNYYRTGKLHYPRHECLLSYDEELAFFGIMPDVIGDCCYEDYRDRKRENAERLMDDKLSENSDNNLQQLTNIRQRMWRAFENPHTSTAALVFYYVTGFFIAVSVMANVVETVPCGVRPGRAGTLSCGERYKIVFFCLDTACVMIFTAEYLLRLFAAPCRCKFVRSVMSIIDVVAILPYYIGLGITDNDDVSGAFVTLRVFRVFRIFKFSRHSQGLRILGYTLKSCASELGFLVFSLAMAIIIFATVMFYAEKNVDGTNFTSIPAAFWYTIVTMTTLGYGDMVPETIAGKIVGGVCSLSGVLVIALPVPVIVSNFSRIYHQNQRADKRKAQRKARLARIRIAKAGASAAFASKKKAAESRLAAQESGIELDDNYNDEDIFELQHHHLLRCLEKTTDREFVELETQYNGQTKRPGSPSPMASPSHSANTATGATGLLQSCCGRCCSQRYQVRPRHDDCASLPLPPFHTE, from the exons ATGGCCTCGGTCGCCGCTTGGTTGCCATTTGCACGGGCGGCGGCCATCGGCTGGGTGCCGATAGCGTCCCATCCGCTACCGGCACCGCCCGTCTTCAAGGATCGGCTCCGGTCGGAGGACGAGAAGCTGATCATCAACGTGTCCGGGCGGCGGTTCGAAACATGGCGCACGACGGTCGAGAAGTACCCGGACACGCTGCTCGGTTCGAACGAGCGCGATTTCTTCTACGACGAGGACAGCAAGGAGTACTTCTTCGATCGCGATCCGGACATTTTCCGCCACATCCTGAACTACTACCGCACCGGTAAGCTGCACTATCCGCGCCACGAGTGTCTGCTGAGCTACGATGAGGAGCTGGCCTTCTTCGGTATCATGCCGGACGTGATCGGGGACTGCTGCTACGAGGATTACCGCGATCGGAAGCGGGAGAACGCGGAACGGCTGATGGACGACAAGCTGTCGGAgaacagcgacaacaacctGCAGCAGCTAACGAACATTCGGCAGCGGATGTGGCGCGCCTTCGAAAACCCGCACACCTCGACGGCGGCGCTCGTCTTCTACTACGTCACCGGGTTCTTCATCGCCGTCTCGGTGATGGCGAACGTGGTCGAGACGGTACCGTGCGGTGTgcgaccgggccgggccggtaCGCTGTCCTGCGGGGAGCGGTACAAAATTGTCTTCTTCTGTCTCGATACGGCCTGCGTGATGATCTTTACGGCCGAGTACCTGCTGCGACTGTTCGCTGCCCCCTGCCGGTGCAAGTTCGTCCGGAGTGTGATGAGCATCATCGATGTGGTCGCGATCCTACCGTACTACATTGGGCTCGGTATCACCGATAACGACGATGTGTCCGGCGCGTTCGTGACGTTGCGTGTCTTCCGCGTGTTCCGCATCTTCAAGTTTTCGCGCCACTCGCAGGGTCTCCGCATCCTCGGCTACACGCTCAAATCGTGCGCGTCCGAGCTGGGCTTTCTCGTCTTCTCGCTCGccatggccatcatcatcttcgcgaCGGTCATGTTTTACGCCGAGAAGAACGTTGACGGTACCAACTTTACCTCGATTCCGGCCGCCTTCTGGTACACGATCGTCACCATGACGACGCTCGG cTACGGTGACATGGTGCCGGAGACGATCGCCGGCAAGATCGTCGGTGGCGTGTGCTCGCTGAGCGGTGTGCTGGTCATCGCGCTACCCGTACCTGTAATCGTGTCCAACTTCAGCCGCATCTACCACCAGAACCAGCGGGCGGACAAGCGGAAAGCGCAGCGG AAAGCACGTCTTGCCCGAATACGAATAGCGAAGGCGGGCGCCAGTGCGGCGTTCGCGAGCAAGAAGAAGGCGGCCGAGTCGCGCCTAGCGGCCCAGGAGTCCGGTATCGAGCTGGACGACAACTACAACGATGAAGACATCTTCGAGCTACAGCATCACCATCTGTTGCGATGCTTGGAGAAAACGACG GACCGGGAGTTTGTCGAGCTAGAGACGCAGTACAATGGGCAGACGAAGCGACCCGGATCGCCCTCACCGATGGCCAGCCCGTCCCATTCGGCCAACACGGCCACCGGAGCCACCGGGTTGCTGCAGTCCTGCTGCGGACGGTGCTGCTCGCAGCGATATCAGGTAAGACCACGTCACGATGATTGCGCCAGCCTTCCTCTACCACCCTTCCACACAGAATAA
- the LOC125954609 gene encoding potassium voltage-gated channel protein Shal isoform X2 — MASVAAWLPFARAAAIGWVPIASHPLPAPPVFKDRLRSEDEKLIINVSGRRFETWRTTVEKYPDTLLGSNERDFFYDEDSKEYFFDRDPDIFRHILNYYRTGKLHYPRHECLLSYDEELAFFGIMPDVIGDCCYEDYRDRKRENAERLMDDKLSENSDNNLQQLTNIRQRMWRAFENPHTSTAALVFYYVTGFFIAVSVMANVVETVPCGVRPGRAGTLSCGERYKIVFFCLDTACVMIFTAEYLLRLFAAPCRCKFVRSVMSIIDVVAILPYYIGLGITDNDDVSGAFVTLRVFRVFRIFKFSRHSQGLRILGYTLKSCASELGFLVFSLAMAIIIFATVMFYAEKNVDGTNFTSIPAAFWYTIVTMTTLGYGDMVPETIAGKIVGGVCSLSGVLVIALPVPVIVSNFSRIYHQNQRADKRKAQRKARLARIRIAKAGASAAFASKKKAAESRLAAQESGIELDDNYNDEDIFELQHHHLLRCLEKTTDREFVELETQYNGQTKRPGSPSPMASPSHSANTATGATGLLQSCCGRCCSQRYQNYTSANQ; from the exons ATGGCCTCGGTCGCCGCTTGGTTGCCATTTGCACGGGCGGCGGCCATCGGCTGGGTGCCGATAGCGTCCCATCCGCTACCGGCACCGCCCGTCTTCAAGGATCGGCTCCGGTCGGAGGACGAGAAGCTGATCATCAACGTGTCCGGGCGGCGGTTCGAAACATGGCGCACGACGGTCGAGAAGTACCCGGACACGCTGCTCGGTTCGAACGAGCGCGATTTCTTCTACGACGAGGACAGCAAGGAGTACTTCTTCGATCGCGATCCGGACATTTTCCGCCACATCCTGAACTACTACCGCACCGGTAAGCTGCACTATCCGCGCCACGAGTGTCTGCTGAGCTACGATGAGGAGCTGGCCTTCTTCGGTATCATGCCGGACGTGATCGGGGACTGCTGCTACGAGGATTACCGCGATCGGAAGCGGGAGAACGCGGAACGGCTGATGGACGACAAGCTGTCGGAgaacagcgacaacaacctGCAGCAGCTAACGAACATTCGGCAGCGGATGTGGCGCGCCTTCGAAAACCCGCACACCTCGACGGCGGCGCTCGTCTTCTACTACGTCACCGGGTTCTTCATCGCCGTCTCGGTGATGGCGAACGTGGTCGAGACGGTACCGTGCGGTGTgcgaccgggccgggccggtaCGCTGTCCTGCGGGGAGCGGTACAAAATTGTCTTCTTCTGTCTCGATACGGCCTGCGTGATGATCTTTACGGCCGAGTACCTGCTGCGACTGTTCGCTGCCCCCTGCCGGTGCAAGTTCGTCCGGAGTGTGATGAGCATCATCGATGTGGTCGCGATCCTACCGTACTACATTGGGCTCGGTATCACCGATAACGACGATGTGTCCGGCGCGTTCGTGACGTTGCGTGTCTTCCGCGTGTTCCGCATCTTCAAGTTTTCGCGCCACTCGCAGGGTCTCCGCATCCTCGGCTACACGCTCAAATCGTGCGCGTCCGAGCTGGGCTTTCTCGTCTTCTCGCTCGccatggccatcatcatcttcgcgaCGGTCATGTTTTACGCCGAGAAGAACGTTGACGGTACCAACTTTACCTCGATTCCGGCCGCCTTCTGGTACACGATCGTCACCATGACGACGCTCGG cTACGGTGACATGGTGCCGGAGACGATCGCCGGCAAGATCGTCGGTGGCGTGTGCTCGCTGAGCGGTGTGCTGGTCATCGCGCTACCCGTACCTGTAATCGTGTCCAACTTCAGCCGCATCTACCACCAGAACCAGCGGGCGGACAAGCGGAAAGCGCAGCGG AAAGCACGTCTTGCCCGAATACGAATAGCGAAGGCGGGCGCCAGTGCGGCGTTCGCGAGCAAGAAGAAGGCGGCCGAGTCGCGCCTAGCGGCCCAGGAGTCCGGTATCGAGCTGGACGACAACTACAACGATGAAGACATCTTCGAGCTACAGCATCACCATCTGTTGCGATGCTTGGAGAAAACGACG GACCGGGAGTTTGTCGAGCTAGAGACGCAGTACAATGGGCAGACGAAGCGACCCGGATCGCCCTCACCGATGGCCAGCCCGTCCCATTCGGCCAACACGGCCACCGGAGCCACCGGGTTGCTGCAGTCCTGCTGCGGACGGTGCTGCTCGCAGCGATATCAG
- the LOC125954609 gene encoding potassium voltage-gated channel protein Shal isoform X3 has product MASVAAWLPFARAAAIGWVPIASHPLPAPPVFKDRLRSEDEKLIINVSGRRFETWRTTVEKYPDTLLGSNERDFFYDEDSKEYFFDRDPDIFRHILNYYRTGKLHYPRHECLLSYDEELAFFGIMPDVIGDCCYEDYRDRKRENAERLMDDKLSENSDNNLQQLTNIRQRMWRAFENPHTSTAALVFYYVTGFFIAVSVMANVVETVPCGVRPGRAGTLSCGERYKIVFFCLDTACVMIFTAEYLLRLFAAPCRCKFVRSVMSIIDVVAILPYYIGLGITDNDDVSGAFVTLRVFRVFRIFKFSRHSQGLRILGYTLKSCASELGFLVFSLAMAIIIFATVMFYAEKNVDGTNFTSIPAAFWYTIVTMTTLGYGDMVPETIAGKIVGGVCSLSGVLVIALPVPVIVSNFSRIYHQNQRADKRKAQRKARLARIRIAKAGASAAFASKKKAAESRLAAQESGIELDDNYNDEDIFELQHHHLLRCLEKTTDREFVELETQYNGQTKRPGSPSPMASPSHSANTATGATGLLQSCCGRCCSQRYQPNL; this is encoded by the exons ATGGCCTCGGTCGCCGCTTGGTTGCCATTTGCACGGGCGGCGGCCATCGGCTGGGTGCCGATAGCGTCCCATCCGCTACCGGCACCGCCCGTCTTCAAGGATCGGCTCCGGTCGGAGGACGAGAAGCTGATCATCAACGTGTCCGGGCGGCGGTTCGAAACATGGCGCACGACGGTCGAGAAGTACCCGGACACGCTGCTCGGTTCGAACGAGCGCGATTTCTTCTACGACGAGGACAGCAAGGAGTACTTCTTCGATCGCGATCCGGACATTTTCCGCCACATCCTGAACTACTACCGCACCGGTAAGCTGCACTATCCGCGCCACGAGTGTCTGCTGAGCTACGATGAGGAGCTGGCCTTCTTCGGTATCATGCCGGACGTGATCGGGGACTGCTGCTACGAGGATTACCGCGATCGGAAGCGGGAGAACGCGGAACGGCTGATGGACGACAAGCTGTCGGAgaacagcgacaacaacctGCAGCAGCTAACGAACATTCGGCAGCGGATGTGGCGCGCCTTCGAAAACCCGCACACCTCGACGGCGGCGCTCGTCTTCTACTACGTCACCGGGTTCTTCATCGCCGTCTCGGTGATGGCGAACGTGGTCGAGACGGTACCGTGCGGTGTgcgaccgggccgggccggtaCGCTGTCCTGCGGGGAGCGGTACAAAATTGTCTTCTTCTGTCTCGATACGGCCTGCGTGATGATCTTTACGGCCGAGTACCTGCTGCGACTGTTCGCTGCCCCCTGCCGGTGCAAGTTCGTCCGGAGTGTGATGAGCATCATCGATGTGGTCGCGATCCTACCGTACTACATTGGGCTCGGTATCACCGATAACGACGATGTGTCCGGCGCGTTCGTGACGTTGCGTGTCTTCCGCGTGTTCCGCATCTTCAAGTTTTCGCGCCACTCGCAGGGTCTCCGCATCCTCGGCTACACGCTCAAATCGTGCGCGTCCGAGCTGGGCTTTCTCGTCTTCTCGCTCGccatggccatcatcatcttcgcgaCGGTCATGTTTTACGCCGAGAAGAACGTTGACGGTACCAACTTTACCTCGATTCCGGCCGCCTTCTGGTACACGATCGTCACCATGACGACGCTCGG cTACGGTGACATGGTGCCGGAGACGATCGCCGGCAAGATCGTCGGTGGCGTGTGCTCGCTGAGCGGTGTGCTGGTCATCGCGCTACCCGTACCTGTAATCGTGTCCAACTTCAGCCGCATCTACCACCAGAACCAGCGGGCGGACAAGCGGAAAGCGCAGCGG AAAGCACGTCTTGCCCGAATACGAATAGCGAAGGCGGGCGCCAGTGCGGCGTTCGCGAGCAAGAAGAAGGCGGCCGAGTCGCGCCTAGCGGCCCAGGAGTCCGGTATCGAGCTGGACGACAACTACAACGATGAAGACATCTTCGAGCTACAGCATCACCATCTGTTGCGATGCTTGGAGAAAACGACG GACCGGGAGTTTGTCGAGCTAGAGACGCAGTACAATGGGCAGACGAAGCGACCCGGATCGCCCTCACCGATGGCCAGCCCGTCCCATTCGGCCAACACGGCCACCGGAGCCACCGGGTTGCTGCAGTCCTGCTGCGGACGGTGCTGCTCGCAGCGATATCAG CCAAATCTGTGA